The stretch of DNA CGCGGCCAGATGAAGAACTTCAAGGAGCTGTTGGCCAGCCAGCGCCAGATTGCCGGTGTCCTCGATGTCTCTCTTTATGACCGCCAGGGCCGCTTGAACCTGTCCTCCTCCTCGGAGGACGTGGCGGACAAGCGCCTGGCGGAGGAGCTGTGGCAGGCAGTACAGGCGGAGCGCCAGCCGGTAACCCGCCAGGACGCGGGGGCGGTGCGGGTGCTCATTCCCCAGTTCGCGGACGGCGACTGCGTCCGCTGCCATCCCGGCTGGGCCATCGGCGAGATCGGCGGCGTCCTGTCCGTCACCTGCGACCTCAGCGGCCTCCGGGATTCATCCCGCCGGCTGCAGCGGGGACTCGCCGCCGGCGCGCTGGTGCTCCTCCTCGTCACCAGCGGCGTTCTCTTCCTGCTGTTGCGGCGGATCGTCATGGCGCCCCTGCACGGCATCATCACCGATCTGTCCCAGACCGCGGAAGAGGTGGACGGGACGTCCCGCCGGGTGTCCGAGGCCAGCCAGAACCTGGCGGATGCCGCCTCCCGCCAGGCCGCCTCCCTGGAGGAGACCAGCTCGTCCCTGGAGGAGCTGTCCGCCATGACCCGCCGCAATGCCGACAGTGCCGAGATGGCCAACACCCTGGTGGCCGACTCCGTCGAGGTGGTCGATGCCGCCAACCGCTCCCTGGATCAGCTGGACCATGGCATGTTTGAGATCACCAAGGCCAGCGAGGAGACCTTCAAAATCGCCAAGGCCATCGACGACATCGCCTTCCAGACCAACCTCCTGGCCTTGAACGCCGCCGTGGAGGCGGCCCGGGCTGGCGAAGCCGGCGCCGGCTTCGCGGTTGTCGCCGGCGAGGTCAAGAGTCTGGCCTCCCGCTCCGCTGACGCGGCCAAGAGCTCGGCCCAGCTCATCGAGGGCATCCTGGCCAAGATCCGGGAAGGACAGGACAGCGCCGAGGCCACCCGCAAGGCCTTTGCCGAGGTCACCGACCGCTCCGGCAAGATCGCCGGGCTCATCGGCGAGATCGCCGTCGCCTCCAAGGAGCAGGCCTCGGGCCTTGACCTCCTCAACTCCACCGTGCTGGAGCTGGACAAGCTCACCCAGCAGAGCTCGACCCACGCCGCCGACTCGGCCGCCATCGCCGGCGAGATGGAGGACCAGTCCGGCCACCTGCAGGCCTTCATCGCCGAGCTGGTGAGCCTCGTGCGGGGGAGCAGACAGACTTGAGGCGTGCGGCGGGCAGGATGCTGCCACCGACCTGATTCGTGTGGCGAAGAAGCTCGCCGGCCTGACCTGAAGGCGGCTCAGCGCAGCTTATGGAGGTCGAGCTGCGTGACCTCGCCGAAAAGGATCTTGCCCCGGCGCTGGCTGCGGGTGTAGGTCTTGCTGGCGATGACCCCGTCGCCGGACCCTTGCTGCCAGCCTTCGATGGAGTAGGACAGCCCCGTCTGGGTCAGGCCGGCCTGCTCCGGATTGTGCAGCAGGGCGAAGGCGGTGTACCAGAACAGGGCCCGCACGGGCGGCAGCGGCACCGGCGGGCAACTTAAGCGCAGATTTTCGGCCGGCGCCCCCAGAGCCAGCACCATGTCCGCCACCGAGGGCGGCGCCTCCGGGTTTTCGGCATCCTGCTCCAGGAGGAGGGAGACCACCTGCACCGGGGCGCCGGCGGTGGTGGCGGTGACCGTGCACGGGCGGGGCACCACCATATCAAATTCCGGATAGGTCAGGGTGGACTGGCCCGTGAGGAGCAGGGCGTCGGCGCCGGCCGGCCGGTGCAGAGGAATCTCCGCCTGCACCTCGCCCCAGGCAGCGAAGTTGGCCACGACATAGGCCCAGGAATCCACGGTCAGGAGGTACTCCGGCCCAATGGTCAGGAGCTCGGACTCCAGGACGTTCTTGAGCCGCTTGCTGGGCCGCTGGTAGCCGAAGTAGATGGCCAGGGTGACGTCGGCGCTCTCGCCCGGGGCCGTATAGTCGAAGGACGCCTGGCCATCGGCGTCCGTGGTCAGGCTGGTGGCGCTGACCTCGCCTCCCCCCTGCGGCCGCACCTCCAGCTGCCGATCCGGCAGCGTCTCGCCGTCGCAGTCGGTGAGCCGGATCTCCACGGTCTGGGTCTCCCCCCGCTCCATCTCCCGCTGCACGGTCACAAACTCGATCCGGGCGTCGATGGCCGTCAAGGGATTGCGATCCCGCTCCGGCAGCTCGTAGTCGCTGATGACCCGGGACAGGGCGGTCGAGCCGCCGCCGGTGGCGCCGATATGGAGGAAGGCGAAGGAGCCGGCGCTCCTGGCCTGCCCGCCCTCGGCGAACGAGCTCTGGCCTTCGGCGATGAACAGCCGCTCGCTGTTCACCAGCACCGCCCGGACCGTGTAGTTGCCGGGACCGCCCCGCACCTCGCCATAGGCCTCGTAGTCGTAGTTGCCCTGGGCTCCGCCGCCGGGGCCGATGGGCCCGGACATGGGCAGCACGGTGACACAGTCGCTCTGGGACTGGAAGGCCGCCTGGCTCAGAAAGCCATCCGTGGCCGCAGCGATGATGGCCGGATCGTGGTCAGTGGTGAAATCGTCCAGCTGGTAGACCAGAATGAGCGGCGGCGGGCAGTCCTGGCAGCCGGCCTCGGCCTGGGAGGGCGGCGGGGCCAGGAAGCTGGCGGCAAGGAGCACGACCATGAGACAGCCAAGACGGGTCAGCGACGGCATACGAGGGCTCCTCCAAGGCCTGGTGATGGCATCGAGGGCCGGAAGCAGCAGGGTGCTCTCCGGATCGGACGTGGAGGCTACTCACATTGCCACCCCACTGTCAACAGCAAATTTCACAGAAGGGCAGGCAAGGGCCAGGGACCGATCAGGAGGCGGTCATGGCATGGACAGCCCGGGCCGCCACCCCGGCGAGCACGGAGTGCCCCGGGGCCAAGGCCAGCTGCCGGGCCTGTTGCGGGGTGGCGAAGGCGGCCAGGGGAAAGCCGCAGTCCAGGGTCACCTTGAGAAAGGGGCCGGCGGGCACGAGGTGGCGCACTGTGGCAGGCAGCAGGTTGGCGTCGGCCGCCGGGGCCGACAGCGCGGCGGGCTGCCGGAGGACCACATCCTCGGGCCGGATGCCCAGCAGCACCGGCTCGCCAGATCGGGCCTCGCCCGTGGCCTGCAGGGTCAAGCCGGCGGCCGCCACCTGCAAGAAGCCGTTGACCTGGGCCAGCACCCGGGCCGGCACCAGGGTCTCCATGCCCACAAAGGCGGCCACCTCGGCATCCCGGGGTCGGGCCAGTACCTGGTCCGGGGTGTCGAGCTGCCGCAGCGCGCCGCCGATGATCACCCCCAGCCGGTCTGCCAGCCGCACCGCCTCGCTGCGGTCGTGGGTAACGAGGATCGCCGTGGTGCCACCGCCCCGCAGGACCCGGTCCAGGTCGGTCAGAAGCTCCTCCCGGGTGGGAGGATCCAGACCGCCAAAGGGCTCGTCCAGAAACAAAAGCTCCGGCTCGTAGGCCAGGGCCCGGGCCAGGCTCACCCGCTGGGCCTCGCCGCCGGACAGGGTACGGGCGGCCCGCCCGGCCAAAGGGGCGATGCCCAGGCGGTCCAGGGCCGCCACCACCCGCTCGTGCCGCTCCCGGCCACCGACGCCCCGGAGCTTGAGGCCGGTTGCCACGTTGTCGGCCACGCTGCTGTTGAGCAGGAGCGGCTCCTGGAAGACCACCGCCAGCCGGCGGCGGTAGGGGAGCAGCTCACCCCGGGCCACCGGCCGGCCGTGGAGGCAAAGCTGGCCGCCGGCCAAGGGCAGGAGGCCGGCCAGGGCCAGGAGCAGGCTGGACTTGCCGGCGCCGTTCGGGCCGATGAGGGCCAAAACCTCGCCCTTGGCCACAGCCAGCTCGCCAATCCGGAGCACGGTGGCGCCACCCCGGGCCAGCACCAGATCGTAAGCCGCCAGGAGAGGCGCCGTCACCGCCGCCGCTCCTGCTGCTGCACCCAGGTGAGAACCGCGTTGACCGCCAGCATCAGGAAGAGCAGGATGACGCTCAAGGCAATGGCGATGTCAAAGTTGCCCCGGGATGTCTCCATGACCGTGGCGGTGGTCAACACCCGGGTCTGTCCCCTGATGTTGCCGCCCACCATGATCGAGGCGCCGATCTCGGAGATGACGCCGCCGAAGCCAGCCATGGCTGCAGCCAGGAGGGGCAGGCGCGCCTCCCGCACCAGGAGCGCCACCAGCTGCAGGCGGCTGGCGCCCAGGGCCAGGATCTGCAGCCGCAGCTTCTCCGGCAGACTGCCCATGGCCGCAAGACTGATGCCTGCCACGATGGGCGTGGCGATGAGGGACTGGGCCACCACCATGGCCAGGGGGGTGTAGAGGATGCCCAAAAAGCCCAGGGGACCGCTCCGCCAGAGGAGGATTGACACAACAAGTCCCACCACCACGGGCGGCAGCCCCATGCCGGTGTTGACGATGCTGATGCAGAGCCGGCGGCCCGGGAAGCGAGCCAGGGCCAGGAAGGCGCCGGTGGCCAGACCCAGGACCAGGCTCACCAGCGTGGCAGCTCCGGAAATCTTGAGGGAGAGGAGGGCCACCGCCAGCACCTCCGGATCCCCGGCGAACAGCAGGCGGAAGGCTTGGCAGATCCCTTCCCAGATCAGATCCATGGCCTCACCGGATGACTCCG from Thermodesulfobacteriota bacterium encodes:
- a CDS encoding methyl-accepting chemotaxis protein, yielding MASSSLSRFSVATRTVGAIFLVLALSLALSAVLVIGFATAEMERGYLQSVANLAHSLEQGTADSLERGQMKNFKELLASQRQIAGVLDVSLYDRQGRLNLSSSSEDVADKRLAEELWQAVQAERQPVTRQDAGAVRVLIPQFADGDCVRCHPGWAIGEIGGVLSVTCDLSGLRDSSRRLQRGLAAGALVLLLVTSGVLFLLLRRIVMAPLHGIITDLSQTAEEVDGTSRRVSEASQNLADAASRQAASLEETSSSLEELSAMTRRNADSAEMANTLVADSVEVVDAANRSLDQLDHGMFEITKASEETFKIAKAIDDIAFQTNLLALNAAVEAARAGEAGAGFAVVAGEVKSLASRSADAAKSSAQLIEGILAKIREGQDSAEATRKAFAEVTDRSGKIAGLIGEIAVASKEQASGLDLLNSTVLELDKLTQQSSTHAADSAAIAGEMEDQSGHLQAFIAELVSLVRGSRQT
- a CDS encoding ABC transporter ATP-binding protein — protein: MTAPLLAAYDLVLARGGATVLRIGELAVAKGEVLALIGPNGAGKSSLLLALAGLLPLAGGQLCLHGRPVARGELLPYRRRLAVVFQEPLLLNSSVADNVATGLKLRGVGGRERHERVVAALDRLGIAPLAGRAARTLSGGEAQRVSLARALAYEPELLFLDEPFGGLDPPTREELLTDLDRVLRGGGTTAILVTHDRSEAVRLADRLGVIIGGALRQLDTPDQVLARPRDAEVAAFVGMETLVPARVLAQVNGFLQVAAAGLTLQATGEARSGEPVLLGIRPEDVVLRQPAALSAPAADANLLPATVRHLVPAGPFLKVTLDCGFPLAAFATPQQARQLALAPGHSVLAGVAARAVHAMTAS
- a CDS encoding ABC transporter permease translates to MDLIWEGICQAFRLLFAGDPEVLAVALLSLKISGAATLVSLVLGLATGAFLALARFPGRRLCISIVNTGMGLPPVVVGLVVSILLWRSGPLGFLGILYTPLAMVVAQSLIATPIVAGISLAAMGSLPEKLRLQILALGASRLQLVALLVREARLPLLAAAMAGFGGVISEIGASIMVGGNIRGQTRVLTTATVMETSRGNFDIAIALSVILLFLMLAVNAVLTWVQQQERRR